GCAGCGCGGCTCCCGCCGAAACGGCGATAAAAGACTGCATTGACTTCTGTTCGCCGTATATCAGCGATACGACGGCGGGGAACAGAAGACACACCGCGCATGCGAGCGACATTCTGCCGAGGGTATTGAATACCATTTTGCGATTCATAAACGAACGCACCTCAAAACCGTTTTCGCGTTCAGCGAAAGCGTATTATAGCTTAGATCTTGAAACACTTCTGCAGCGCCTTGCGGTCGCCGAGGACGAGCATCGTCTTGTGCTCGTCGAGGAGGGTCTCCGGCGTGACCGAAAGTTTCATATCGCCGTTCTCTTTGACGGCGAGAATGTTGATTCCGTACTTTTTGCGGATGTCGATCTGACCGACGGATTTGCCGATCCAGTCTTTCGGAACCGTGACTTCGAATATGGCGTGTCCTTCGTCAAGGCGTATGTAGTCGAGGATGTGATCTGAGGAGTAGCGTATAGCAGCCCATTCGGCGATCTGTTTCTCGGGGTTGATGACTTCATCCGCGCCGTTGCGCAGCAGGAACTTCGCCTGCACCTCTCTGTCGGCGCGGGAAACGACGAGTTTGCCGCCCAGCTCTTTGAGCAGGGAGGTCGTTTCGAGCGAGCTCTGGAAGTCGTTGCCTATAGCGACGATGCAGACGTCGAAGTTGTTTACGCCGAGCGATTCGAGGAACATTTCGTTCGTGCTGTCGCCGATCTGCGCGTCGGTGACGAAGGGGAGAACGGCGTTCACGCGCTCCTCGTCGCGATCGATCGCGAGCACCTCGTGTCCGAGATCGCTGAGTTGTTTCGCGACCAGGCGGCCGAAATTACTGAGGCCTATCAACAGGATTGATTTCATAATAACATCTCCTTATTCTCGATCAGCCGACGCTGATCCTTCCGACCGGACGCTGTGAAACGTCTCCGCCTTTGCTGTTGACGGCGGCGTACATCAGCGTCAAACCGCCCACGCGCCCGAAGAACATCAGCAGTATAAGAATCATATGCGACGCAAAACTGAGCGCGGGCGTTATTCCGAGCGTCAGGCCGACCGTACCGATTGCCGACGCGGTTTCAAAAATACAACTGCCGAGCGGCAGACCGTCGATAAAACTGATCGCCGCGGCTCCGGTAAGTGCGAGGAACAAATACATTATCAGCAGCGCGGCGGCGCTTTTGACCGTGCTGTCCTCGATGCGCCTGCCGAACATCTCAGGGCTTTTCTTTCTGCGGAAGACCGAAAACGAGCTTGAGCAGAGGACGGCAAGCGTAGTGGTTTTCATACCGCCGGCGGTCGAACCGGGCGAGCCGCCGATGATCATGAGGACGATGATGAGCATACGTCCGGCGCTCGTGAGCGCGGTAAGGTCCGCGGTGTTGAAGCCCGCGGTCCTCGGCGTTATCGCCTGGAAAAGCGACAGACAAATGCGGTCGCCCATCGGATGATCGGCGTATTCGCCGAAAAACAGCATCACGGCGGGAATTAGTATAAGCAGTCCGGAGGTGACGAGCACGACCTTTGTCTGCGTTCTGTATCTCTTGAAGTGATGCTTATGCGTGTAAATATCGTCCCACGTCAGGAAGCCGATGCCGCCTATGATTATCAGCAGCGACAGCGGAATGACTACGCCGGGATTGCTTCCGAACGACGTCAGCGAAGAGAACTGTCCGGTCCGCGCTCCCATAATATCGAAACCGGCGTTGCAGAAAGCGGAGATCGAATGGAAGAACGACATCCATATGCCCGCGGCGCCGTACTGCGAGCAGAAGCTCGGCAGCAGCACCAGCGCGCCGGAAACCTCGAATATCAGCGCGGCTTTGAAGATAAAGCTCGTCATCCTTACGATGCCGCCTATCTGGTGCGCGGAAATGCTGTCCTGTAGCATGCTGCGCTGGAGAAGGGAGATCTTCCTGCCGGAGATCGTAGCGATAAACGCGGCGACGGATATGACGCCGAGTCCGCCTATCTGTATCAGCACGAGGATAACGCCCTGCCCGAAAGGCGACCAGAAACTCGCGGTGTCCTGAGTAACGAGTCCGGTGACGCATGCGGCGGATGTGGAGGTGAAGAGCGCGTCTTCAAAGCGCGCGCCGCCTTCGCCGTTCGTCGCTATGGGAAGCGTCAGCAGGGCGGTCCCGACGAGGATCAGGCATATAAACCCGAATATGATGATTTGGAAGGAAGACGGTTTCTTTTTGAATAACCCTCCGCTCATAACGGTACTCCGATCATAAAGAACTGTTCATCCGCCGCGTGCTACGCGAGGATGTCCGAAAGGTCGAAAAGCTTCTTGCCGGAAACGATAACGACGACTCTGTCGCCGGAAAGGATCATATCGTCGCCGGTGGGGATCATCGCTTTGCGCCCTTTGATTATGCCGGCGATGAGGACGCCGGGCTTCAGCTTCAAATCCTTGAGCGCGGTCTTGACGCCCTTGAAATCGGGGCTGACCTTGAACTCGACCGCCTCGACGCTGCCGTCCATCAGCTTATAAAGCGTCTCGACGTTGCTGCCGAGGGAGTTTTGCAGCGCGCGTGCGTAGCGCGAAACTATATCCGAAACGATGCGCTTGGGTGAGATGACGCTGTCGAGCCCGAGGTTCTGCGCCATCGCGTAAAGCTCGTCGCGGTTGACTTTGGAAACGACCTTCGGCACGTTGCGCGAGCCGGCGAAAATTGAGATGAGTATATTTTCCTCGTCCATGCCGGTCAGCGCGAGGAACGCGTCTACGCGGTCGATGCCTTCTTCGATGAGAAGCTCCTGCTCGGCTCCGTCGCCGACGATCATCGTGGCGGCCGGCAGCTTGGAGGAGAATTCGCGGCAGCGTTTCTCATCCTTGTCGATGACCGTGACGTTGCTTCCGCCGGAGAGCAGACGTTTCGCGAGGTAGAAGGAGATTCGGCTCGCGCCGAGTATAAGACTGCTTCGCGTCTGGCGGCTGACGACGTCCATCATCTTCAGAAGTTTGATTATTTCGGCGGGCGGCGCGGTCAGGCCGATCCTGTCGCCGCTCTGAAGAACGAAGCTGCCGTCGGGGATATAGACCTTGCCTTCGCGCTGGACGGCGCAGATAAGGAACTTCGCCGGGAACTTGCGGCGAAGGTCATAGAGTGCGACGCCGTCGAGAGGGGAGCCCGCCTTCAGCTTCAGCTCGACCATTTCGAGGTTGCCGCCGGAGAAGGTCTCGACGTTGACCGCGGCGGGGAGCTTGAGTATTCTGAAGATTTCCTGCGCGGCGAGCCAGTCGGGATTGATCGAAGCGGCGAGGCCGAGGTGCTGGCGGACGAAGATCATGCTTTTGTCGTTGTATTCGGGGTTGCGGATACGCGCGATGGTGTGCTTTGCGCCCATGCGCTGGGCGAAAAAGCAGCTGAGCATATTCGTTTCGTCGGAGCCGGCGACGGATACGAAAAGCTCCGCCTTTTCAACGCCGGCTTCGGTAAGAGTCTCGAAGTCCGTGCCGTTTCCGCAGACGGAAATAACGTCGTATATATTGCCTATGTTTTCGGTGACGGCGGGATCCATGTCGACAGCGACGACGTCGTGTCCTTCGGCGACGAGGCTGGAAATGATAGCCGTGCCGATCTTGCCGCAGCCGACGATGATAATTCTCAATCGTATCACTCTCTTTCACAACGATACCGGAATTATACCACAGGTATCCGAATAATTCAAGTGAAATAATTATTAGGAAAAACAAACGCCGTATTTATGCGTCGAAACGGCTTTGATAATACCCGAAACGCCGCGAAAAGTTACAAAAGAGTTACAAAAACGCCTTAAAAGTAACAAAAAGGTTACAAAACTGTAACTAATTTGTAACCGTTTTTTTCCTTTTTTCGTGATATAATATAACTGTGATCGGAAAAGGACGCCTTATTACTCGTATTTCGTTTATTATGATCCGAATTCGTCAAGGAGGGAACGACAGTGAAAAAGCTTATGGCGATCATCCTCATTTTCGCGCTTGCGGCGCCGCTTCTTACCGCCTGCGCGAAGACGCCGGAAACGACGTCAAGCTCGTCCGGCTCGTCTTCGGAGCAGGAAAACGCGCTTACCGCAGATGAATACTTCGCGGTTCCTGTTGAGTTTGACAGAATTAATCCACCTACTGAACTGCTCTACTATCCCGAAAATGCAGACGAAACCGTCCCTGTAGTTCTTTTGTCAGGAAGGAGTAAATCTGCTACTCAAAACACTCATGGAGTTGCGGTCAACGGGAATAAGCTTGAAATTATTAATGGAGATAACACAAGAGTGATCTATACAGGTAATTTTATTTGTCGTAAATCCGATGATAATAATGATGATGCTATTTATTCTTATTGGCATACGATAAGGATTGTTGGTGACATAATTATTTTTACAGCCGTTGTTGAAGATGGGTTTGAAATTAGATACGCGTATATTTATGACGGGGATAGCCGATTAGCAGCAAAAACCACTGAAGAACCTTATGATGCTTGGGCGGTTTCGAATCACGAGTTTGTATGGTCTATTGATAACAAAGATTACGCTCGTGTATATCACGAAAAGAAAGAAAACCACCCAAAAGACCAGGATTACATATTCGATATTGATGAAAACACAGAAACATGGGAGATTAACCAAAAGCAATGGGAGTTTCAAGAAATATATAAAGTTTATCCGGCCGAAAGCCATTATATTGATGTTATATCCGGTGCTACCGTTTCGGCGGGCATCCAGACCGGATCTGATATGGAGCTCTTCACTCCATATTACTCGCGTTGGTGGCTCGATTATTTGCCCGAAGAGTGATTCTGATTTGCCAAGTATCCGCTTTAATGTGTATATTGTTAGTTTGCGATGATCCGAAATGGAGGGCAAGTAAATGAAGAAACTGTTATCGATTATCCTTGTTTTCGCGCTTGCGGCGCCGCTTCTTACCGCCTGCGCCAAGCCGAGCGACGCTCAAAGCGAAACCGGCGAAAGCTCTTCGCATGGCGGGAACGCGCTTCCGTTCGATCCGACTGTTCCGCAGAACGTTGACAGCGGGACCTACAACTATTATATCTACGACGGCAGCGAAACTCTGAAAGAATGGCTGGGCGGCTTCGGCATTTTAGGTTATTTCTACAGGATTACCAACTCGTCAAGAGTTGCCGAAAGAATACTCGACAGACCTATCAGAGAGTTCGGCGGCTTTGGTACGGAGTTCGTTGTTATAACGAAGGACTGCAAGCTCATTCGCTTTCCGAATATCGCCGACGTGCCTGAAGGCAAAATCACCTATCTCGGAGACGTTCCCGCTGACGCGTCTTGTTTCGCAACGAACGGCAAGGCAGCGTGTTATATGGCGGGAGAAGAACTCGTCGGCGTTTCCGTTGACGACGGCTCTGAAGTGTTCAGGCAGAAGTTTGACGGATTGAAGCAGATATATTTCGGCGATAGCGTCGGGATTGTTTGCCGGACGGACGAGCGATATTACGTTTATGATACCGAAAAACGGCAGATCGTATTCACGGGCGTTAAGTTAAGCGAACAGACATGGGAAAATGAGGCAGTTTACGAATTGGATAAATACTTTGGTAAAGCCGATTAACGATACTCGCTTCCGTAAAAAAGCCGCTGCTCGATTGAGCAGCGGCTTTTGTCGTATCTTTTCGTTTTATCTCACAAACTTGAGCGTGAGGATCTTCTTCGGCGCGATCTCGAAATCGACGAAGCCGTCCTTGCCGATCGCAAGCTCGGATTCGGGAAGCTCTTCGAGCGTTACGACGCTGCACTTGCTCCACATCCTGCCGTCGTAGGGAGGCAGATACCACTCCGCCGCTTCTCTCTCGCAGGGGGACTGGGGCGTCTCGATGGGAGCGCGTCCCTTGTTGAGGCGGATGGCGTTCTTGATCGTCTTGTCGGAGTAGTTGAAGAGTCTGACGACGTAGCCCTCCTCGTCCTCGCTCTGTTTTACGGCGCTGACGTTGAGGTTCTCTTCCTTCAGTTCGAGGAAGGAGTGGGTCATCGGGTTCTTGCCGCCGTCCTTCGGCGCGATCTGCGCGAGCGAAGGATCGAGGGTGAAGCGCTCGGACATCTGCCATACCTTCGCCTTCTCGTAATCGCCGGTGTAGGGGTAGAAGGCGTATTTGAAGGTGTGCTTGCCGAGGCACTGGGAGCCCTTGTCGATCTGGCTGTAATCCTGCATCGAGCAGACGCAGATGCGCAGCGGGAAGGCGCGCAGCAGCGTCAGGTACATCGTGCGGTCCTTGTCGGCGTCGTCGACTTCGTACGCTTTCAGGCCGAAGTTGAGCAGCGCGACGCCGTCCTTGCCGTCCTCCATCGTGACGAAGGAGTTCATCGGATGCTCGGTCATCGGCAGCTCGTCATAGAGCGAGTAGTCGAGCTTCGCGGTCTGGCGCTTGACAACGTCGAACTGTCCCTGGACGTAAACGCTGTCGCTCACTATGCCGGTGGGGAAGCCGACCTGCAGGTAGTGGTCTTCGGCGCGGTTGTTGACGGTTGTCTCTATGGCGACGTACTTCGCGCCCTTATGCAGCGTGATGACGCTGTCGATGGAAACGGGGACGAGGTGCGGACTTCTCTTCTTGTCGCCTTCGGCGCGGGATTCCGGAAGCATCCAGTCGAGCGTGACTCTGAAGGAGGTTTCCAGCTTGCCGCTGCGGCAGACGGAGATGCGGGGCGATTCGGTGAGCGTCGTGAAGACCTCTTCCTGCTCGACGGTGAAGTGCTCCCACGGGTTCGCGATCTCGGAGGAATCCTTGAAGAAGCCGAGCCCCTTGAACTCTCTGCCGTTCTCCTTGTTGATGACGTTGAAGGTGCCGTTGGGGTTCATCGAAACGGCGAGGTATTCGTTCTCCATCGTCGTCGGGGAGGTGAGCATCGTTTCGGGAGTCTTCTGTCTCTCGCCGCCCTTGACGGTGACGAACTTCAGCGTCTTATAACCCATCGCGGGGATGTCGGAAACTTCGAGACGGATCTCATACTGCTCGGTCGGGATGACGTTGGGCGAGTCGTGCATGAACTGGACGACCTGCTCGTTCTTGCGGTTGGTGGAAACGAGCTGATAGGCGAGCTCCTTGCCGTCCTCGTCGTAGATGTGGAACGCCTGGTTCTTGTCGCTCTTCGGGTTCGGGCGAAGCTCGACGCGGGCTTCGACGACCTCGGTGCGCTTGAAGGGCGCGGGGTTGTAGACTACGATGGCGCTGTCGTCCTCGGTGAAGCCCTCGAGCTTGATGTCGCCGGCTACGTCGATGAACGCGCGCTCATAGACGCAGCTGCTTATCTCGCGGGACTGCTTGAAACGCGCCATGACGTCGTCCGCGACGACGTCGCGGCTGCAGGCGCCGATGCTGTCGTGGCCGTGGTTCTGCAGCAGGTAGTTATACGCGAGCGCGATGAAGTTCTTCGGATACGCGGCTCCGCAGAACGCGGCGAAGACCGCGAGCGGCTCGGCGTAATAGGTCAGGTCGCGCTCGGTGCGGAAGTTGGACTGCTTGATATACATTCTCGCGGAGCAGACCCAGCCCATCAGCGGGGAAACGCTGCCCTTTGTCGCGGGGCGTCTCATCTCGCCCTTTATGAGCGTGGACTTGGGGTCGAAGTTCTCGATGACGGCGTCCTCAAACTCCTTGAGGGAGGAGAAGAAAACGTCGCATTCGGGGAGCTTGTCGTTGAGGTCCTTGACCATGCGGACTTCTCTGGCGTCCGGGAAGGAGGAGTCGTGGCTCTCGGACCAGAAGCGGTGATTGGTCGTCCATTCGCCGTCCTGCTCCTTGAGCGCGGCCTTGCCGGCGTCCTCGACTCTCTCGGTGAAGTATTTATAGAAAGGATGGGTATACTGCATATCCATCGGATGACGTTCGGAGTCGATGAACTTGAATACGCCGTTGGTGCTGTCCCACTTAAAGATACGGTTGTTGACGTCCTCGACGTTGAAATACACCGGGCGGTGAACGACGTACCAGACGTTATAGCGCGGACGGGTGGCGAGACGGGAGGCGTAGATGCGCGTGCCGTCGGCGC
The genomic region above belongs to Clostridia bacterium and contains:
- a CDS encoding TrkA family potassium uptake protein — encoded protein: MKSILLIGLSNFGRLVAKQLSDLGHEVLAIDRDEERVNAVLPFVTDAQIGDSTNEMFLESLGVNNFDVCIVAIGNDFQSSLETTSLLKELGGKLVVSRADREVQAKFLLRNGADEVINPEKQIAEWAAIRYSSDHILDYIRLDEGHAIFEVTVPKDWIGKSVGQIDIRKKYGINILAVKENGDMKLSVTPETLLDEHKTMLVLGDRKALQKCFKI
- a CDS encoding Trk family potassium uptake protein translates to MSGGLFKKKPSSFQIIIFGFICLILVGTALLTLPIATNGEGGARFEDALFTSTSAACVTGLVTQDTASFWSPFGQGVILVLIQIGGLGVISVAAFIATISGRKISLLQRSMLQDSISAHQIGGIVRMTSFIFKAALIFEVSGALVLLPSFCSQYGAAGIWMSFFHSISAFCNAGFDIMGARTGQFSSLTSFGSNPGVVIPLSLLIIIGGIGFLTWDDIYTHKHHFKRYRTQTKVVLVTSGLLILIPAVMLFFGEYADHPMGDRICLSLFQAITPRTAGFNTADLTALTSAGRMLIIVLMIIGGSPGSTAGGMKTTTLAVLCSSSFSVFRRKKSPEMFGRRIEDSTVKSAAALLIMYLFLALTGAAAISFIDGLPLGSCIFETASAIGTVGLTLGITPALSFASHMILILLMFFGRVGGLTLMYAAVNSKGGDVSQRPVGRISVG
- the trkA gene encoding Trk system potassium transporter TrkA, whose product is MRIIIVGCGKIGTAIISSLVAEGHDVVAVDMDPAVTENIGNIYDVISVCGNGTDFETLTEAGVEKAELFVSVAGSDETNMLSCFFAQRMGAKHTIARIRNPEYNDKSMIFVRQHLGLAASINPDWLAAQEIFRILKLPAAVNVETFSGGNLEMVELKLKAGSPLDGVALYDLRRKFPAKFLICAVQREGKVYIPDGSFVLQSGDRIGLTAPPAEIIKLLKMMDVVSRQTRSSLILGASRISFYLAKRLLSGGSNVTVIDKDEKRCREFSSKLPAATMIVGDGAEQELLIEEGIDRVDAFLALTGMDEENILISIFAGSRNVPKVVSKVNRDELYAMAQNLGLDSVISPKRIVSDIVSRYARALQNSLGSNVETLYKLMDGSVEAVEFKVSPDFKGVKTALKDLKLKPGVLIAGIIKGRKAMIPTGDDMILSGDRVVVIVSGKKLFDLSDILA